One window of Mediterraneibacter gnavus ATCC 29149 genomic DNA carries:
- the dapF gene encoding diaminopimelate epimerase — MDITLERYHGLGNDYLVYDPNKNELELNEENVKMLCNRNMGLGADGILEGPLMEEKQMAVRIWNPNGSIAEKSGNGVRIFAKYLKDAGYVQKKHYTMLTDGGEVEITYLNEEGSRLKVSMGKLSFWSDEIPVIGERRQVINEDMVFGRTLYPATCVSIGNPHCVIPMQEISEPLVCKIGRESERARYFPNHINTELMNVIDMNNIAIETYERGAGYTMANGTGACAAAGVAYKLGLTSNKVIVHMPGGELQVEIGDDWEAYMTGDVFYVAAVKLSSEFVEMLRAV; from the coding sequence ATGGATATCACATTAGAACGTTATCACGGGTTGGGAAACGATTATCTGGTCTATGATCCAAATAAAAATGAACTGGAGCTGAATGAAGAAAATGTGAAAATGCTCTGTAACCGGAATATGGGGCTTGGAGCAGACGGGATTCTGGAAGGACCGTTAATGGAAGAAAAGCAGATGGCAGTCCGTATCTGGAATCCGAACGGAAGCATTGCCGAAAAGAGCGGAAACGGTGTGCGGATTTTTGCCAAATATTTGAAAGATGCAGGATATGTACAGAAGAAGCATTATACAATGCTGACCGATGGCGGCGAGGTAGAAATCACTTACCTGAATGAAGAGGGAAGCAGGCTGAAGGTTTCTATGGGGAAACTGTCATTCTGGAGTGATGAAATCCCGGTGATCGGAGAGCGCAGACAGGTTATCAATGAGGATATGGTATTCGGGCGGACATTGTACCCGGCAACCTGTGTATCCATCGGAAATCCGCATTGCGTGATCCCGATGCAGGAGATTTCAGAGCCACTGGTGTGTAAGATCGGAAGGGAGTCCGAGCGCGCAAGGTATTTCCCGAATCATATCAATACAGAACTCATGAATGTCATTGATATGAACAATATCGCAATTGAAACTTATGAAAGAGGAGCCGGATACACCATGGCAAACGGAACCGGAGCATGTGCGGCAGCAGGTGTTGCGTACAAACTGGGACTGACCTCTAACAAAGTAATCGTTCATATGCCGGGTGGAGAGCTTCAAGTAGAGATCGGAGATGACTGGGAAGCCTATATGACGGGAGATGTGTTCTATGTGGCAGCAGTAAAATTGAGCAGCGAATTTGTGGAAATGCTGCGTGCAGTATAG
- a CDS encoding GntR family transcriptional regulator: MLITVDFNSEEAIYMQLRNQIIMGIATSVIREGDSLPSVRQLADTVGVNMHTVNKAYTVLKQEGFIQLDRRHGAVIALDADKLQALEEMRGQLQIVLAKAHCKEITREEVHELVDEIFDNYE; the protein is encoded by the coding sequence ATGCTGATAACAGTTGATTTTAACAGCGAAGAGGCAATCTATATGCAGCTTCGCAATCAGATTATCATGGGCATTGCGACTTCGGTGATCAGAGAAGGAGATTCCCTGCCTTCTGTACGGCAGCTGGCAGATACTGTGGGAGTCAATATGCACACAGTGAATAAAGCGTATACTGTTTTAAAGCAGGAGGGATTTATCCAGCTGGACAGAAGACACGGGGCAGTGATTGCTCTGGATGCAGATAAGCTGCAGGCTTTGGAAGAGATGCGCGGACAGCTTCAGATCGTGCTGGCAAAGGCACATTGTAAGGAGATCACCAGAGAAGAAGTGCATGAACTGGTGGATGAGATATTTGATAATTATGAATAG
- a CDS encoding ATP-dependent Clp protease ATP-binding subunit → MQNQYTRQAERAIKYAARMARKLKHPYIGTEHLLLGLRSEITGVAGQVLASHGVDEEQLLHLMDELIVPGEEILQQDDPKESPRLEYILENAKKEALHLRTGDVGTEHLLLAIMHDADCVAARMLITLNINLQKILQDVLNAAGVDAKEYQEEIQEDGRTRRGAVDQYCTDLTAEAAEGKLDPVIGREDEIYRLMQILSRRTKNNPCLIGEPGVGKTAVIEGFAERIAAEVVPEGMKGKRVLTLDLPALIAGSKYRGEFEERMKSLISEVKADGNSILFLDEIHTMIGAGGAEGAIDASSILKPSLARGEIQLIGATTIAEYRKYIEKDAALERRFQPITVEEPSKEQCMEILQGLQSRYESHHRVTISKEALKAAVELSKQYITDRNLPDKAIDVLDEACSKASLKGYKVPDNLQQMEDELKELAKQKEASIRKGDMKAAADFHAREKEAETKLEMLRKRFHKKQASAHPEVSGDDIADVVSVWTKIPVQKLKETDAHRLQKLEETLHKRVIGQEEAVSAVTRAVKRGRVGLKSPNRPIGSFLFLGPTGVGKTELSKALAEALFGREDSMIRVDMSEYMEKHSVAKMIGSPPGYVGHDEGGQLSDKVRTHPYSVILFDEIEKAHPDVFNILLQVLDDGRITDSQGRVVDFSNTVIIMTSNAGAKAIVDPKKLGFAVKEDKADDYKRMKQNVMDEVKMIFRPEFLNRIDEIIVFHALGEEHLKKIVSLMCREFTKRVKTQLDISLTLRDSAKKRIAEKGKDTKYGARPLRRAMQTELEDKLAEAILNGEVKPGEQIEAGVSGKEIKFYLKNAN, encoded by the coding sequence ATGCAGAATCAATATACAAGACAGGCAGAACGTGCGATAAAATATGCAGCCAGGATGGCGAGAAAACTAAAGCATCCATATATCGGAACAGAGCATCTCCTTTTAGGACTGCGTAGCGAGATCACAGGTGTGGCAGGCCAGGTGCTGGCATCCCACGGAGTGGACGAAGAGCAGCTTCTGCATCTGATGGATGAGCTAATCGTTCCGGGAGAAGAGATTTTACAGCAGGATGATCCAAAAGAAAGTCCGAGACTGGAGTATATTCTGGAAAATGCAAAGAAAGAGGCGCTGCATCTGCGCACCGGAGATGTTGGAACAGAGCATTTGCTTTTGGCGATCATGCATGATGCAGACTGCGTGGCAGCCAGGATGCTGATCACCCTGAACATCAATTTGCAGAAGATCCTGCAGGATGTATTAAATGCGGCAGGGGTAGATGCAAAAGAATATCAGGAAGAGATTCAGGAAGACGGACGTACCAGAAGAGGCGCCGTTGACCAGTACTGTACAGATCTGACTGCCGAGGCAGCAGAAGGAAAACTGGATCCGGTGATCGGCAGAGAGGATGAGATCTATCGTCTGATGCAGATTTTGAGCCGGCGCACCAAAAACAATCCTTGTCTGATCGGAGAACCGGGAGTCGGAAAGACCGCTGTGATAGAAGGATTTGCAGAACGGATCGCGGCAGAAGTTGTTCCGGAAGGGATGAAGGGAAAAAGAGTTCTGACTCTGGATCTGCCCGCGCTGATTGCAGGCTCCAAATACCGCGGAGAATTTGAAGAACGCATGAAAAGTCTGATTTCGGAAGTGAAAGCGGATGGAAACAGCATTTTATTTTTAGATGAGATTCACACCATGATCGGAGCGGGAGGCGCAGAAGGAGCCATTGATGCTTCCAGTATTTTAAAACCTTCACTTGCCAGAGGAGAGATTCAGCTGATCGGTGCAACGACCATTGCAGAGTATCGCAAATATATCGAAAAGGATGCGGCACTGGAGAGAAGATTCCAGCCGATCACGGTAGAAGAACCTTCGAAAGAGCAGTGTATGGAGATTTTACAGGGATTACAATCCCGTTATGAGTCACATCACCGGGTGACAATTTCAAAAGAGGCGCTAAAGGCAGCTGTAGAATTGTCAAAGCAATACATCACAGACAGAAATCTTCCGGACAAAGCAATTGATGTTCTGGATGAGGCTTGCTCAAAGGCCAGCCTGAAAGGATATAAAGTACCGGACAATCTGCAGCAGATGGAAGATGAGCTGAAAGAACTGGCAAAACAAAAAGAAGCGAGCATCCGCAAAGGGGATATGAAGGCAGCAGCAGATTTTCATGCAAGAGAGAAAGAGGCAGAGACAAAACTGGAAATGCTCAGAAAACGTTTCCACAAAAAACAGGCATCCGCACATCCGGAGGTAAGCGGAGATGATATTGCGGATGTCGTGTCAGTCTGGACGAAGATCCCGGTACAGAAATTAAAAGAGACAGATGCACACAGATTGCAGAAACTGGAAGAGACACTCCACAAAAGAGTAATCGGACAGGAGGAAGCAGTCAGCGCAGTCACGCGGGCAGTGAAGCGCGGACGTGTGGGATTAAAGAGCCCGAATCGTCCGATTGGTTCCTTCTTATTCCTCGGACCGACCGGTGTCGGTAAAACAGAGCTTTCCAAGGCTCTGGCAGAGGCATTGTTTGGAAGAGAAGATTCTATGATTCGGGTCGATATGTCTGAATATATGGAAAAACATTCTGTGGCAAAGATGATCGGTTCTCCTCCGGGATACGTGGGACACGATGAAGGTGGACAGCTCAGCGACAAAGTAAGAACACATCCATATTCTGTAATCTTATTCGATGAAATCGAAAAAGCCCATCCAGATGTATTTAACATCCTGTTGCAGGTGCTGGATGACGGTCGTATTACAGATTCACAGGGAAGAGTTGTTGATTTCAGTAATACAGTGATCATTATGACCTCCAATGCCGGGGCGAAAGCAATCGTAGATCCGAAAAAACTCGGGTTTGCAGTAAAAGAAGATAAAGCAGACGATTACAAGAGAATGAAACAGAATGTGATGGACGAAGTGAAGATGATCTTCCGTCCGGAATTTTTGAACCGGATCGATGAGATTATCGTATTCCATGCACTGGGTGAAGAGCACTTGAAGAAGATCGTCAGTCTGATGTGCCGTGAATTTACAAAACGAGTCAAGACACAGCTGGATATCAGCCTGACCCTGAGGGATTCTGCGAAAAAACGGATTGCGGAAAAAGGCAAAGATACAAAATACGGAGCGCGTCCGCTTAGAAGAGCAATGCAGACAGAGCTGGAAGATAAGCTGGCAGAAGCAATCCTGAATGGGGAAGTGAAACCGGGCGAACAGATTGAGGCAGGAGTTTCCGGAAAAGAAATAAAATTTTACTTAAAGAATGCAAATTAA
- the radA gene encoding DNA repair protein RadA yields the protein MAKGKKSIFFCQNCGHEEAKWLGQCPVCKEWNTFAEEKVSAGLSRGTTAAAKQSKTAEVVPLSQISARDDTRMLTGMKELDRVLGGGIVSGSLVLVGGDPGIGKSTLLLQVCQRLSASRKILYISGEESQTQIKLRANRMGSFTDHMLLLCETNLDTIRTAIERQNPELVIIDSIQTMYNEEVSSAPGSVSQVRESTHVLMQLAKGMGIPIFIVGHVTKEGTVAGPRVLEHMVDTVLYFEGDRHASYRILRAVKNRFGSTNEIGVFEMRREGLVEVENPSEYMLSGKPENASGSVVACSMEGTRPILIEIQALVCQSNFGMPRRTAAGTDYNRVNLLMAVLEKRIGLPLSNYDAYVNIAGGIKMNEPAIDLGIIMALVSSYKNRAIDEKMIVFGEVGLSGEVRAVSMPEQRVAEAKKLGFETCILPKVCLDMVKEIKGIKLLGVGNISDAINLL from the coding sequence ATGGCAAAAGGAAAGAAAAGTATTTTTTTCTGTCAGAATTGCGGACATGAAGAGGCAAAATGGCTGGGGCAATGTCCGGTTTGTAAAGAATGGAATACATTCGCAGAAGAAAAAGTGAGTGCCGGATTGAGCCGCGGGACAACGGCAGCTGCAAAGCAGAGTAAAACAGCAGAAGTAGTTCCGCTTTCTCAGATCAGTGCCAGGGATGATACCAGGATGCTGACCGGGATGAAAGAACTGGATCGGGTGCTTGGAGGAGGTATCGTCTCCGGTTCTCTCGTTCTGGTCGGAGGGGACCCGGGGATTGGAAAATCAACCCTGTTATTGCAAGTGTGTCAGAGGCTGTCGGCATCAAGAAAAATTTTATATATTTCAGGAGAGGAGTCGCAGACTCAGATCAAATTGCGTGCAAATCGTATGGGAAGTTTTACAGATCATATGCTGTTGTTATGTGAAACAAATCTGGATACCATACGTACAGCCATTGAGAGACAAAATCCGGAGCTTGTGATCATTGATTCGATTCAAACGATGTACAATGAAGAAGTATCCTCAGCGCCGGGAAGTGTTTCGCAGGTAAGAGAATCTACCCATGTGCTGATGCAGCTGGCAAAGGGGATGGGGATTCCGATCTTTATTGTTGGACATGTGACAAAGGAGGGGACTGTGGCAGGTCCGAGAGTGCTGGAACATATGGTGGATACGGTACTTTATTTTGAGGGAGACAGACATGCTTCCTATCGGATTCTGCGTGCGGTAAAAAACCGTTTTGGTTCTACCAACGAGATCGGTGTGTTTGAAATGCGAAGAGAAGGACTGGTAGAAGTGGAAAACCCCTCCGAATATATGCTGAGCGGAAAGCCGGAAAATGCATCTGGTTCTGTTGTGGCATGCTCTATGGAAGGAACACGTCCGATTCTGATCGAGATTCAGGCGCTGGTCTGCCAGAGTAACTTCGGAATGCCAAGAAGAACGGCAGCAGGAACGGATTATAATCGTGTAAATCTTCTGATGGCGGTACTGGAAAAAAGAATTGGACTGCCGCTGTCAAATTATGATGCCTATGTCAACATTGCCGGAGGGATTAAAATGAATGAACCGGCGATTGATCTGGGAATCATCATGGCGCTGGTTTCCAGTTACAAGAACCGGGCGATTGATGAAAAGATGATCGTATTTGGAGAAGTTGGATTAAGCGGAGAGGTGCGTGCAGTCAGCATGCCGGAACAGCGAGTGGCAGAGGCTAAAAAACTGGGATTTGAGACCTGTATCCTTCCCAAAGTATGTCTGGATATGGTAAAAGAAATCAAAGGAATCAAACTACTGGGGGTAGGAAATATCAGTGATGCGATAAACCTTCTGTAA
- a CDS encoding helix-turn-helix domain-containing protein — MRYRIYMEYWERIKALREDRDLTQKNICAYLNIAQNTYSQYENGKREIPISILIKLCLYFGVSSDYILGLSDKK; from the coding sequence ATGAGGTATAGAATATATATGGAATATTGGGAAAGAATCAAAGCATTAAGAGAAGATCGTGATCTTACACAGAAAAATATTTGTGCTTACTTAAACATTGCACAAAATACTTACTCACAATATGAAAACGGAAAACGTGAAATACCAATTTCAATTCTAATTAAACTTTGTCTTTATTTTGGTGTTTCCTCGGACTATATCTTGGGTTTATCCGACAAAAAGTAA
- a CDS encoding tyrosine-type recombinase/integrase translates to MQKEEVTEAELLNYIKENDKIKLDEIRIEYEMKKYEELLSKHSYDIWRGKNGKWYTYFPDEEKGRVLKKRNTREEIEDLIIAFYKEKEENPTVEEVFRLWLSKKLEYKEIQKGSADRYETDFERFLVKTNFSKRRMKQIAADELEDFIRLQVAQNELTMKAYSGLRTIIRGTWMFAKKKKWTDISISQFFGDLDISRRAFKKVVKDEKNEVFSEDEIPVIVDYLKKNVTIWNLGVLLVLQTGVRVGELSALKPCDWDGKNILRVRRTEIRYKNEKGKNVVDVREFAKTEAGMRDIILSDGGIETLKKILELNPDGENLFENESGKRIRGNTFNKRLDIVLNKVDLHHRSIHKGRKTYGTTLIDSGCEDSLVMKQMGHTTIETSRKYYYYSNKTKAHQIEQIKRAVNI, encoded by the coding sequence ATGCAAAAAGAAGAAGTTACAGAAGCAGAGTTGTTGAATTATATTAAAGAGAATGATAAAATCAAGCTAGATGAGATCCGTATAGAATATGAGATGAAAAAATATGAGGAATTATTAAGTAAACATTCATATGATATATGGAGAGGTAAAAATGGAAAATGGTATACTTATTTTCCAGATGAAGAAAAAGGGAGAGTTTTAAAGAAGAGGAATACAAGAGAAGAAATAGAAGACTTGATTATTGCATTTTACAAGGAGAAAGAGGAAAATCCAACGGTTGAAGAAGTGTTCAGACTATGGTTAAGTAAAAAGTTAGAATACAAAGAGATTCAAAAAGGAAGCGCAGACCGTTATGAAACAGATTTTGAAAGATTTCTTGTGAAAACGAATTTCTCTAAAAGACGAATGAAACAAATAGCTGCTGATGAGTTAGAAGATTTTATTAGATTGCAAGTTGCACAGAATGAATTGACCATGAAAGCATATTCTGGACTTAGAACAATTATCAGAGGTACTTGGATGTTTGCCAAAAAGAAAAAGTGGACAGATATATCTATATCACAATTTTTTGGAGATTTGGATATTTCAAGGAGAGCCTTTAAGAAAGTTGTTAAAGATGAGAAAAACGAGGTTTTTTCTGAAGATGAAATTCCAGTTATAGTAGACTATTTGAAAAAGAATGTTACTATTTGGAACTTAGGTGTTTTACTTGTGTTACAAACGGGAGTTCGTGTTGGAGAACTATCAGCATTAAAACCTTGTGACTGGGATGGCAAAAACATTTTAAGAGTTCGGCGTACAGAGATTCGGTATAAGAATGAAAAAGGGAAAAATGTTGTAGATGTGAGAGAGTTTGCAAAGACAGAAGCAGGCATGCGAGATATTATTCTTTCGGATGGTGGGATAGAAACATTGAAGAAAATTCTTGAATTGAATCCAGATGGGGAAAATCTTTTTGAAAATGAGTCTGGAAAACGTATTCGTGGAAATACTTTTAATAAACGATTAGACATAGTATTGAATAAAGTGGATTTGCATCATAGGTCTATCCATAAAGGTAGAAAAACATATGGTACAACACTAATAGATTCTGGTTGTGAGGATTCTTTAGTAATGAAGCAAATGGGGCATACTACAATAGAAACAAGTCGTAAATATTACTACTATTCAAATAAGACAAAGGCACATCAAATTGAACAGATCAAACGAGCGGTTAATATTTGA
- a CDS encoding FAD binding domain-containing protein — MLTITDYVKAKTLEEAYELNQARNSRVMGGMMWMRLGNARVKTVIDLSELGLDQIEETDHVFKIGAMCTLRQLELHQGLREMYGDGIAECVRHIVGVQFRNQATVGGSIYGRFGFSDVLTALLALDTFVELYNGGIIRLSEFVNRKKDKDLLLSIIIRKSKRSFRYDSVRQTKTDFPVIACSVVTGMVNGVESWYFSVGARPMKAALLEKQWEIPADISEEEIREYAKIVASEFEYGTNMRGSAKYRQHLAEVLIFREMRSIITEGRAWK, encoded by the coding sequence TTGCTTACGATTACAGATTATGTGAAAGCAAAGACTTTGGAAGAAGCTTACGAATTGAACCAGGCGAGAAACAGCCGTGTAATGGGCGGAATGATGTGGATGCGTCTTGGAAATGCGAGAGTAAAGACAGTAATCGATCTGTCAGAGCTTGGTCTTGATCAGATTGAAGAGACAGACCATGTATTTAAAATCGGGGCGATGTGTACTTTGAGACAGCTGGAGTTACATCAGGGATTACGTGAAATGTATGGCGACGGAATTGCAGAGTGTGTCCGCCACATTGTTGGAGTGCAGTTTCGAAATCAGGCGACAGTCGGCGGAAGTATATATGGAAGATTTGGATTTTCAGATGTACTGACGGCATTATTGGCTTTGGATACATTTGTGGAGTTATATAATGGAGGAATTATTCGACTTTCGGAATTTGTAAATCGTAAAAAAGATAAGGATCTTCTTCTCTCTATTATAATAAGAAAAAGCAAGCGTTCCTTCCGCTATGATTCAGTACGGCAAACCAAAACAGATTTTCCGGTGATTGCATGTTCTGTTGTCACTGGAATGGTCAACGGAGTAGAGTCCTGGTACTTTTCAGTGGGAGCAAGACCGATGAAAGCAGCACTGTTAGAAAAGCAGTGGGAGATTCCGGCAGATATTTCGGAAGAAGAAATCCGGGAATATGCAAAAATAGTAGCTTCAGAATTTGAGTATGGAACCAATATGAGAGGAAGTGCAAAGTATCGTCAGCATCTGGCAGAGGTACTGATCTTCAGAGAGATGCGTTCAATCATCACGGAGGGAAGAGCATGGAAGTAA
- a CDS encoding (2Fe-2S)-binding protein, translated as MEVRFKLNGKQVSAEVSGDTILLDVLRNLGCYSVKCGCETTNCGLCTVWINGKSRLSCSILAAGIEGQEVTTLEGLKEEAEEFGAFLAQEGAEQCGFCSPGFIMNVLAMVRELENPTIEEMKEYLSGNLCRCTGYMGQLRAIRKYMAVKKQSEKEKEVQAWGTEW; from the coding sequence ATGGAAGTAAGGTTTAAATTAAATGGAAAACAGGTATCGGCAGAAGTATCCGGAGATACCATACTTCTGGATGTATTGAGAAATTTAGGATGCTACAGTGTGAAATGTGGGTGCGAGACAACAAACTGCGGACTTTGTACAGTCTGGATCAATGGAAAATCCAGACTTTCCTGCTCGATTCTGGCAGCAGGGATCGAGGGGCAGGAAGTGACGACTCTGGAAGGGCTGAAAGAGGAAGCAGAAGAGTTCGGTGCATTTCTTGCACAGGAAGGTGCAGAACAGTGTGGATTCTGCTCTCCGGGATTTATTATGAATGTGCTGGCAATGGTGCGGGAGTTAGAAAATCCAACGATTGAAGAAATGAAAGAATATTTATCAGGAAATTTGTGCAGATGTACCGGATATATGGGACAGCTTCGGGCAATCCGGAAATATATGGCGGTGAAAAAGCAGAGTGAGAAAGAGAAGGAGGTGCAGGCATGGGGAACAGAGTGGTAA
- a CDS encoding xanthine dehydrogenase family protein molybdopterin-binding subunit, with protein MGNRVVSQAIPKVDYKALVTGKAVYTDDLAAKDSLVVKVLRSPHAHALIQDINLTRAELVPDIECILTYKDCPDKRFTMAGQTYPEPSPYDRLILDQRVRFVGDAVAIVAGRTKEAVNKALKLIKVKYEVLEPVLDFHKAKDNPILVHPEENWKSLCPVGADNKRNLCAHDSCEEGDIEAVLANCEYIIDQVYHTKANQQAMMETFRTYTYLDTYGRLNVLSSTQVPFHVRRILANALDIPKSKIRVIKPRIGGGFGAKQSVVSEVYPALVTWKTGKPAKMIFTREESMIASSPRHEMEVHVRLGADKDGIIQGIDVYTLSNTGAFGEHGPTTVGLSGHKSIPLYGKAKAFRFAYDVVYTNVMSAGAYRGYGATQGLFAVESAVNELAEKMNMDPVTLREKNMVRQGQVMPAYYGETANSCALDKCMEKAKEMMKWDEKFPSRDMGNGKVRGVGVAMAMQGSGISAVDTASVGIKVNDDGFYSLLIGASDMGTGCDTILSQMAAECLDCEMDEIIVHGVDTDSSPYDTGSYASSTTYVTGMAVVRTCETLKDKLCEKGAQYLGCDVDDVDFDGQCVVNIKTGTSISRAEIGNRVMCNNEEALYASEAYSSPISPPPFMVGMAEVEIDKETGELELIDYVAVVDCGTVVNPSLARVQTEGGLAQGIGMAMYEDVIYNAKGKNYSNSFMQYKIPSRLDVGNIRVEFESSYEPTGPFGAKSIGEIVINTPSPAIASAVSHAVGVKVRELPITAEKVFWGMQEED; from the coding sequence ATGGGGAACAGAGTGGTAAGTCAGGCCATTCCGAAAGTGGATTATAAGGCGCTGGTAACAGGAAAGGCAGTTTACACAGATGATCTGGCGGCAAAAGACAGTCTTGTTGTTAAAGTATTAAGGAGTCCTCATGCACATGCATTGATTCAGGATATCAATCTGACAAGGGCAGAACTGGTTCCGGATATTGAATGTATTCTGACATACAAAGATTGTCCGGACAAGCGGTTTACGATGGCGGGACAAACATATCCGGAGCCGAGTCCTTATGACAGACTGATCCTGGATCAGAGAGTCCGTTTTGTAGGAGATGCAGTTGCGATCGTTGCCGGACGGACAAAAGAAGCGGTAAATAAGGCGTTAAAATTGATCAAAGTAAAGTATGAGGTATTAGAGCCTGTACTTGATTTTCATAAAGCCAAAGACAATCCGATTCTGGTGCATCCGGAAGAAAACTGGAAGAGTCTGTGTCCGGTAGGGGCAGACAACAAGCGAAATCTCTGTGCACATGACAGCTGTGAAGAGGGAGATATAGAAGCGGTTCTGGCAAACTGTGAGTATATCATTGATCAGGTGTATCATACAAAGGCAAACCAGCAGGCAATGATGGAAACATTCAGAACATATACATATCTGGATACGTATGGAAGATTGAATGTCCTTTCGTCCACACAGGTTCCGTTCCATGTACGGCGGATTCTTGCAAATGCATTGGATATTCCAAAGTCGAAGATTCGTGTGATCAAGCCAAGGATCGGAGGCGGTTTCGGGGCAAAACAGTCTGTTGTCTCAGAAGTTTATCCGGCACTGGTAACATGGAAAACGGGAAAACCGGCAAAGATGATTTTTACAAGAGAAGAATCTATGATTGCATCCTCTCCGCGGCATGAGATGGAGGTTCATGTCCGTCTTGGAGCTGATAAAGACGGAATTATTCAGGGAATAGATGTCTATACGCTTTCCAATACAGGAGCGTTTGGGGAACACGGACCGACAACAGTTGGACTTTCCGGTCACAAATCGATTCCTCTGTACGGGAAGGCGAAAGCATTCCGTTTTGCTTATGACGTGGTATACACGAATGTAATGTCAGCCGGTGCTTATCGTGGATATGGTGCAACACAGGGCTTGTTTGCAGTAGAGTCTGCAGTCAATGAGCTGGCAGAAAAAATGAATATGGATCCGGTCACGCTGCGTGAGAAAAATATGGTTCGTCAGGGGCAGGTAATGCCTGCATATTACGGGGAGACGGCAAACAGCTGTGCCCTGGATAAGTGTATGGAAAAGGCAAAAGAAATGATGAAATGGGATGAAAAATTCCCGAGCCGTGATATGGGAAATGGAAAAGTCAGAGGTGTCGGTGTGGCAATGGCAATGCAGGGCTCAGGTATTTCCGCTGTAGATACAGCATCTGTTGGAATTAAAGTGAACGATGATGGATTCTACAGTCTCTTGATTGGTGCTTCAGATATGGGAACAGGGTGTGACACGATTTTGTCACAGATGGCAGCAGAATGTCTGGACTGTGAGATGGATGAGATTATTGTGCATGGAGTGGATACAGATTCTTCTCCTTATGATACAGGTTCCTATGCATCAAGTACTACATATGTGACAGGAATGGCAGTCGTACGTACCTGTGAAACACTAAAAGACAAACTTTGCGAAAAAGGTGCACAGTACCTGGGATGTGATGTGGACGATGTGGATTTTGACGGACAGTGTGTTGTGAATATCAAAACAGGTACATCCATTTCGAGAGCGGAAATCGGAAACCGTGTGATGTGCAACAATGAAGAGGCGCTCTATGCCAGTGAGGCATACAGCTCACCGATTTCACCGCCGCCGTTTATGGTTGGAATGGCGGAAGTGGAGATTGACAAAGAAACCGGAGAACTGGAATTGATTGATTATGTGGCAGTAGTAGATTGTGGAACGGTAGTGAATCCAAGTCTGGCGAGAGTACAGACAGAGGGAGGACTTGCGCAGGGAATCGGAATGGCCATGTATGAAGATGTCATCTATAATGCAAAAGGAAAAAATTACAGCAATTCCTTTATGCAGTATAAAATCCCAAGCCGTCTGGATGTGGGCAATATCCGGGTGGAATTTGAAAGCAGCTACGAGCCGACAGGCCCGTTTGGAGCGAAATCGATAGGCGAGATTGTGATCAATACGCCGTCCCCTGCGATTGCAAGTGCAGTCAGCCATGCGGTCGGAGTAAAAGTGAGAGAACTTCCGATCACCGCAGAAAAAGTATTCTGGGGGATGCAGGAAGAAGATTAA